A part of Gramella sp. MAR_2010_147 genomic DNA contains:
- a CDS encoding peptide MFS transporter, producing the protein MDITLWIMIIGWVFVLIWVPFIIYTNKKAHPKALFVLFFAEMWERFSYYGMRALLVLYMTKVLFIDLAQNVAETQAYGIYGSYTAMVYLFPVLGGLVADRLLGFKKTIIWGGLLMSLGHFTLALQGIEGLEGNMPFFFAALALIIVGNGFFKPNISSFLGTFYETDDPRKDGAFSIFYMGVNIGSFLATLTCGYVGQQINWHYGFGLAGIGMLLGLIVFYFASKTDMLQGKGGQPEEVTRGERKFLGLKPDYGVYIVSLLAIPVCAYMLDLDEVMSGAMIVISLLIIAYLLYQALSTKDRVEGQRLLVVIVLFFFHAIFWALFEQAGGSLTIFTDKNVDRFVGGTEIPASIFQSLNPLYIMLLAPVFSWMWLKLNRSGKEPSTPMKFVLGLTQLALGFGVIVLGAKYFASGDGLVSIAFLALMYLLHTTGELSLSPIGLSMVTKLSPAKVVGFVMGAWFLSIALANKMAGLIGTLTTNEAVTDDTPASVTLGIYSDTYLIWGFCVVGAAALVLLLLVPILRKWMNGIH; encoded by the coding sequence ATGGATATCACATTATGGATAATGATCATTGGGTGGGTATTTGTACTAATCTGGGTACCCTTTATTATATACACTAATAAAAAAGCTCATCCCAAAGCATTATTTGTGCTGTTCTTTGCTGAGATGTGGGAGCGTTTTTCCTATTATGGAATGCGGGCACTTTTGGTACTTTATATGACCAAGGTTCTTTTTATAGATCTCGCCCAAAATGTAGCTGAAACCCAGGCTTACGGGATTTATGGTTCTTACACGGCAATGGTTTATCTGTTCCCGGTTTTAGGTGGTCTTGTAGCAGACAGGTTGCTAGGATTTAAGAAAACCATCATCTGGGGAGGCCTCTTAATGTCTCTAGGACATTTTACGCTGGCTCTACAAGGAATTGAAGGGCTGGAAGGGAATATGCCTTTCTTTTTCGCTGCACTTGCTTTGATCATCGTTGGAAACGGATTTTTCAAACCGAATATTAGCTCATTTCTGGGAACTTTTTACGAAACCGATGATCCCAGAAAAGATGGGGCATTTTCCATTTTCTATATGGGTGTGAATATTGGCTCGTTCCTCGCTACATTAACCTGTGGGTATGTTGGGCAGCAAATTAACTGGCACTATGGATTTGGACTTGCGGGTATTGGAATGCTGTTAGGCCTGATAGTTTTCTATTTCGCTTCTAAGACGGATATGCTCCAGGGTAAAGGAGGACAGCCGGAAGAAGTGACAAGGGGAGAAAGAAAATTTTTAGGGCTAAAACCAGATTATGGCGTTTATATAGTTTCTCTTTTAGCGATTCCTGTATGTGCCTATATGCTGGATCTTGATGAAGTGATGTCTGGCGCTATGATCGTTATATCACTATTGATCATTGCTTATTTATTATATCAGGCATTATCAACTAAAGATAGAGTAGAAGGGCAGAGATTGCTAGTAGTGATCGTATTATTCTTCTTCCATGCTATCTTCTGGGCACTGTTCGAGCAGGCAGGAGGCAGCTTAACAATTTTCACAGATAAGAATGTAGACAGGTTTGTTGGAGGGACAGAGATTCCTGCTTCGATATTTCAAAGTTTAAATCCGCTTTATATTATGCTTTTGGCGCCGGTATTTTCCTGGATGTGGTTAAAACTTAATAGATCTGGTAAAGAGCCAAGTACTCCCATGAAATTTGTGCTGGGACTTACTCAGTTAGCACTGGGTTTTGGAGTGATTGTTTTAGGGGCCAAATATTTCGCTTCGGGAGATGGACTTGTTTCTATTGCTTTCCTGGCATTAATGTATTTGTTGCACACTACAGGAGAATTATCACTTTCTCCAATTGGACTTTCTATGGTAACCAAACTTTCACCTGCCAAGGTAGTTGGTTTTGTAATGGGAGCCTGGTTCCTATCTATAGCCTTGGCAAATAAAATGGCAGGTTTAATTGGAACTTTGACGACTAATGAAGCCGTAACAGATGATACACCGGCCTCGGTCACTCTCGGGATATACTCCGATACTTATTTGATATGGGGATTCTGTGTGGTGGGAGCCGCAGCTTTAGTTCTTTTATTACTTGTACCAATATTGCGTAAATGGATGAATGGAATTCATTAA
- a CDS encoding peptide MFS transporter: protein MNKAKAIENQNELFGHPVGLYILFFTELWERFSYYGMRALFTLFLVAETTADNPGFGWTNQEALELYGWYTMLVYVSSIPGGWVADKLLGQKKTVLLGGILLCIGHSVLAFDSEMTFYIGCLFIILGVGGLKPNISSMVGGLYKQGDERRDLGFYIFYMGINIGGFLAPIACGFLAQKYGWHWGFGLAAIGMFLGQVVYMWGQKHLKHVGNLISRKNEADKAILDKPLTSIEKDRVKVLLLSFLLIILFWAAFEQAGGLMNLYAQQKTDRTILGFTVPASWFQSINSFFIITLATVVGSFWFKWKKKGKEASSIFKMAMGIIIMAVGFGFMSMASVQYEETGSSAMYWLVLAYLFHTIGELCASPVSLSFITKLAPLKYASIIMGMYWAATGLGNKVAGLIGESAQSLGEFEVFTGIAVVWTLIGLIVILLLKPLKRLTHGAEDATMEEGIPKETTVE from the coding sequence ATGAACAAAGCTAAAGCAATTGAAAATCAGAATGAATTATTTGGTCATCCGGTAGGTCTTTATATCCTGTTTTTCACAGAATTATGGGAGCGTTTTTCCTATTATGGAATGCGTGCATTATTTACCTTGTTTTTGGTAGCTGAAACTACTGCAGATAATCCCGGATTTGGATGGACAAATCAGGAAGCATTGGAACTTTATGGATGGTACACCATGTTGGTGTACGTTTCTTCTATCCCCGGTGGTTGGGTTGCAGATAAATTATTGGGTCAGAAGAAAACGGTATTACTGGGAGGTATTCTTCTTTGTATTGGTCACTCGGTGCTTGCCTTCGATTCTGAAATGACCTTCTATATTGGATGTTTATTCATCATTCTAGGGGTTGGTGGTCTTAAGCCTAATATTTCTTCTATGGTTGGTGGTCTCTACAAGCAGGGAGATGAAAGAAGAGACCTTGGTTTTTATATTTTCTATATGGGAATTAATATTGGTGGTTTTCTTGCACCTATCGCCTGTGGTTTTCTTGCTCAGAAATATGGATGGCATTGGGGATTCGGTCTTGCAGCGATTGGGATGTTTCTTGGACAGGTAGTTTACATGTGGGGTCAAAAACACCTGAAACATGTAGGGAACCTTATTTCAAGAAAGAATGAGGCAGATAAGGCTATTCTTGATAAACCACTCACAAGTATTGAAAAAGACAGGGTAAAGGTTTTATTACTTTCTTTCCTGCTAATTATACTTTTCTGGGCTGCATTTGAACAGGCCGGAGGATTAATGAACTTATACGCACAGCAAAAGACAGATCGTACGATACTTGGATTTACGGTGCCGGCATCATGGTTTCAGTCCATTAATTCATTCTTTATCATTACCCTGGCAACGGTAGTGGGATCATTCTGGTTCAAATGGAAGAAAAAAGGAAAAGAAGCTTCTTCTATTTTTAAAATGGCAATGGGAATTATAATTATGGCCGTAGGATTTGGTTTTATGAGTATGGCTTCAGTTCAGTATGAAGAAACGGGATCATCAGCAATGTACTGGCTGGTTCTTGCGTATTTGTTTCATACGATAGGGGAACTTTGTGCTTCACCGGTATCCCTTTCATTTATAACAAAACTTGCTCCTCTAAAATATGCTTCGATCATTATGGGTATGTATTGGGCAGCAACCGGTCTTGGTAATAAAGTAGCCGGATTAATTGGCGAATCTGCCCAGTCTTTAGGTGAATTTGAAGTGTTTACTGGTATAGCAGTAGTTTGGACATTGATAGGTCTTATTGTAATTCTTTTACTGAAACCACTAAAAAGACTTACACACGGAGCTGAAGATGCTACAATGGAAGAAGGAATCCCTAAAGAGACTACAGTTGAATAA
- the surE gene encoding 5'/3'-nucleotidase SurE yields MNKKKPLILVTNDDGITAPGIRTLVEVMKELGDVIVVAPDSPQSGMGHAITISDTLFCEQVTIKESYKHKEYSCSGTPADCVKIATQEILQRKPDLCVSGINHGSNSSINVIYSGTMSAAVEAGIEGIPAIGFSLLDYSLNANFGPTRKFIKTITRNVLKNGLPKGVVLNVNIPKLKEADIKGIKVCRQANAHWEEEFDKRTNPQGREYYWLTGTFVNKDKGEDTDEKALEDGYVSVVPVQFDLTAHHFMKDLSSWSLND; encoded by the coding sequence ATGAATAAGAAAAAACCGCTTATCCTGGTAACTAATGATGACGGTATCACTGCGCCGGGAATAAGAACTCTTGTAGAAGTGATGAAAGAACTGGGTGATGTGATCGTGGTTGCTCCAGATAGTCCACAAAGCGGAATGGGTCACGCAATTACCATAAGTGACACCCTCTTTTGTGAACAGGTCACTATAAAGGAATCATATAAGCATAAAGAATATAGCTGCTCTGGCACCCCCGCAGATTGCGTGAAAATTGCCACTCAGGAGATCCTTCAAAGAAAACCAGATCTTTGTGTAAGCGGAATTAATCACGGCTCTAACTCGTCTATTAATGTTATATATTCAGGAACCATGAGTGCTGCGGTAGAAGCAGGCATAGAGGGTATTCCCGCCATTGGTTTCTCTTTACTTGATTATTCCCTAAATGCCAATTTTGGACCTACAAGGAAATTCATTAAAACCATTACGCGCAACGTTCTCAAAAACGGACTTCCAAAAGGAGTTGTTCTTAATGTAAACATTCCAAAATTAAAAGAAGCTGATATTAAGGGAATCAAAGTCTGCAGACAGGCAAACGCACATTGGGAAGAAGAATTCGATAAGAGAACAAATCCGCAGGGGCGTGAATACTACTGGCTTACCGGAACTTTTGTTAATAAAGACAAAGGGGAGGACACCGATGAAAAAGCACTGGAAGATGGCTATGTTTCTGTGGTCCCGGTTCAGTTTGATCTTACCGCGCATCACTTTATGAAAGATTTAAGCAGCTGGTCTCTCAATGATTAA
- the lpxB gene encoding lipid-A-disaccharide synthase: protein MKYYIIAGEASGDLHASNLMKALKEVDENADFRFWGGDLMESQGGILVKHYKELAFMGFSEVIMNLKTIFRNIKFCKKDIETYNPDVIIFVDYPGFNMRIAEWAKKEGYRTNYYISPQIWAWKENRIKKIKRDVDEMYVILPFEKDFYTKKHDFPVHFVGHPLLDAIDSRPQVDITTFKRENGLDKRPVIALLPGSRKQEIEKMLNVMLSVTSEFREYQFVIAGAPSQDKDFYEHFIKTSNISLIMNKTYDILSISHAALVTSGTATLETALFKVPEVVCYKGSFISYHIAKRIINLDFISLVNLIMNREVVKELIQNDFNTKNLKTELHKILDESNRARIFEDYFELEKKLGGRGASNKTAELIYNNIK, encoded by the coding sequence ATGAAATATTATATCATTGCAGGTGAAGCGTCCGGAGATCTCCATGCTTCTAATTTAATGAAGGCTTTAAAAGAGGTTGACGAAAATGCAGATTTCAGGTTTTGGGGTGGCGACCTAATGGAAAGTCAGGGTGGAATCCTGGTAAAACATTACAAGGAATTAGCCTTTATGGGGTTTTCTGAAGTAATTATGAACCTGAAAACCATCTTCAGAAATATAAAATTCTGCAAGAAAGATATTGAAACGTATAATCCCGATGTGATCATTTTTGTAGATTATCCGGGTTTCAATATGAGAATCGCCGAATGGGCAAAGAAAGAAGGTTACAGAACCAATTATTATATCTCTCCGCAAATCTGGGCATGGAAAGAAAACAGGATTAAAAAGATCAAACGGGATGTAGATGAGATGTATGTAATCCTCCCTTTTGAAAAGGATTTTTACACTAAAAAGCACGATTTCCCTGTTCATTTTGTGGGGCACCCATTACTAGATGCTATAGACAGCCGTCCCCAGGTAGATATCACAACTTTTAAAAGAGAAAACGGGTTGGACAAGCGCCCCGTAATTGCACTACTCCCGGGTAGCCGGAAACAGGAAATTGAGAAAATGCTGAATGTAATGCTCAGTGTGACCTCGGAATTTAGAGAGTATCAATTTGTAATTGCCGGTGCACCTAGTCAGGATAAAGATTTTTACGAGCATTTTATTAAAACATCCAATATTAGTCTTATCATGAATAAGACTTACGATATACTAAGTATTTCCCATGCTGCGTTAGTTACCTCTGGAACTGCCACGCTGGAAACCGCCTTATTTAAGGTGCCGGAAGTTGTGTGCTACAAGGGAAGTTTTATTTCATACCATATCGCGAAAAGAATCATTAATCTTGATTTTATTTCGCTTGTGAACCTCATCATGAATAGAGAGGTGGTAAAAGAATTGATCCAGAATGATTTTAATACTAAAAATTTAAAAACCGAATTACATAAAATTCTGGATGAATCCAATCGCGCAAGGATCTTTGAAGATTATTTTGAACTTGAAAAAAAACTGGGAGGCAGAGGCGCCAGTAATAAAACCGCAGAATTGATCTATAATAATATCAAATGA
- a CDS encoding S9 family peptidase — MKFPKILVAFILATSSVLTAQQKEISLEEIWSGTFREERLQSLQSLNNGEEYVVLNNDRQSGTTSIDVYSYKSGKKTKTLLSSDDLDKINSFSGFKFSEKEDKILLSTEVEPIYRRSSREVFYVYNVKSKDLIMVSEDKIQEASFSPDASKVAYVFENNIYILDLKTSERTQVTKDGEINTTINGITDWVYEEEFSFVKAFEWNPTGEKIAFLKFDETEVPEFSMDLFGKDLYPTQQVFKYPKAGEANSKVSLHMYDLDSKNSEEIDLGNKYDIASGSSEVAEEDFSDFYIPRIKWSSNPMLLSVQVLNRHQNNLDLIFVNAEDNEAEVILNETDKAYIDITDNLTFLEDNSFIWTSEMDGFNHIYHYDDKGELLDQVTKGDWEVTNYYGYDKKADRIYFQSTENGSVNRDVYSIKPNGKSKKRLTERTGMNSASFSADYTYFINSFTNVETPQVYTLHRAKDGKQVREILNNSKLLENNKPYGFSPKELSTININGNDLNMWTIKPSNFDENKEYPLLMFQYSGPGSQSVSNSYFSSNDYWYQLLANKGYIIVCIDGRGTGFKGAEFKKVTYQELGKYEVEDQISAAKKLGERNYIDSERIGIWGWSYGGFMSSNAILKGNDTFSMAIAVAPVTSWRFYDTVYTERYMRTPQENASGYDENSPLNHVEKLKGDYLLIHGGGDDNVHVQNTMRMVEELVQANKQFDWAIYPDRNHGIYGGNTRLHLYNMMTDFILEKL; from the coding sequence ATGAAGTTCCCTAAAATACTTGTTGCCTTTATTTTGGCAACATCTTCTGTGCTTACCGCACAACAAAAAGAAATTAGTCTTGAAGAAATATGGAGCGGGACGTTCCGAGAAGAAAGACTACAATCCCTGCAATCCTTAAATAATGGCGAAGAGTATGTAGTGCTGAATAATGACCGCCAAAGCGGCACCACCAGCATTGATGTATACAGCTATAAATCTGGAAAAAAGACAAAAACGCTATTAAGTAGTGATGATCTGGACAAGATCAATTCTTTTTCAGGCTTTAAATTCAGTGAAAAAGAAGATAAAATCTTATTATCTACAGAGGTGGAGCCTATTTACAGAAGGTCTTCCAGAGAAGTGTTTTACGTTTATAATGTAAAATCTAAAGACCTTATAATGGTAAGTGAAGATAAGATCCAGGAGGCTTCTTTTTCTCCCGATGCTTCTAAGGTAGCCTATGTATTTGAGAACAACATCTATATTTTAGACCTGAAGACCAGTGAAAGAACTCAGGTTACTAAAGATGGAGAAATAAACACTACCATTAATGGTATCACAGACTGGGTTTACGAAGAAGAATTTTCTTTTGTTAAAGCCTTTGAGTGGAACCCAACCGGTGAGAAGATTGCCTTCCTGAAATTTGATGAAACAGAGGTTCCGGAATTTTCCATGGATCTTTTCGGAAAAGATCTTTATCCAACCCAACAGGTTTTTAAATACCCCAAGGCAGGTGAAGCTAACTCAAAAGTAAGCCTTCATATGTACGATCTGGATTCTAAAAATTCAGAAGAAATAGATCTAGGAAATAAATACGATATAGCTTCAGGATCTTCTGAAGTTGCAGAGGAAGATTTTAGTGATTTTTACATTCCTAGAATTAAGTGGTCTTCAAATCCTATGCTTTTAAGTGTTCAGGTTTTAAACAGGCATCAAAACAATCTGGATCTCATTTTTGTAAATGCTGAAGATAACGAAGCTGAAGTGATACTGAATGAAACAGATAAGGCATATATTGATATAACAGATAATCTAACCTTCCTTGAGGATAATAGCTTTATCTGGACCAGTGAAATGGATGGTTTTAATCATATTTATCATTATGATGATAAAGGTGAATTGTTGGACCAGGTAACCAAAGGTGATTGGGAAGTGACCAATTATTATGGGTATGATAAGAAAGCTGATAGGATCTATTTTCAGAGCACCGAGAATGGAAGTGTGAACCGTGATGTTTATTCAATTAAACCGAATGGTAAAAGTAAAAAGCGCTTAACAGAAAGAACAGGAATGAACTCCGCTTCTTTTAGTGCAGACTATACATACTTTATCAATTCTTTTACCAACGTGGAAACTCCACAGGTTTATACATTGCACAGGGCAAAAGACGGAAAGCAGGTTCGTGAGATCCTTAATAACAGTAAATTATTAGAAAATAACAAGCCTTACGGCTTCTCTCCTAAAGAACTTTCCACTATAAATATCAATGGGAACGATCTGAATATGTGGACGATCAAACCTTCCAATTTTGATGAGAATAAAGAATATCCGTTGTTGATGTTTCAATATTCAGGACCGGGTTCTCAATCAGTTTCAAACTCATATTTCAGTAGTAATGATTATTGGTATCAGCTTTTGGCAAATAAAGGCTATATCATTGTTTGTATTGATGGGAGAGGTACTGGATTTAAGGGAGCTGAATTTAAAAAAGTAACATATCAGGAGCTTGGGAAGTATGAAGTGGAAGATCAGATCTCTGCGGCTAAAAAACTCGGGGAACGTAATTATATCGATTCTGAAAGAATTGGAATTTGGGGATGGAGTTATGGAGGTTTTATGTCTTCTAACGCGATCCTTAAGGGTAATGATACCTTTTCGATGGCCATTGCTGTGGCTCCTGTTACGAGCTGGAGATTCTACGATACGGTTTATACCGAAAGATATATGAGGACTCCCCAGGAAAATGCTTCTGGATATGACGAAAACTCCCCTTTAAATCATGTTGAAAAACTAAAAGGTGATTACCTGCTAATACATGGTGGTGGAGATGATAATGTGCATGTTCAAAATACTATGAGAATGGTAGAAGAACTGGTTCAGGCAAATAAACAATTTGACTGGGCGATCTATCCTGATAGAAATCATGGTATTTATGGTGGTAATACAAGACTGCACCTTTATAATATGATGACTGACTTTATACTTGAAAAACTTTAA
- a CDS encoding ComEC/Rec2 family competence protein gives MKEFRFIFLRLSFYLILGILAAFYLQLQLQILLISGVLILSLFLLAYFIARKTIFPGTFFGITSFILIFYLGYCVTYLSIPRNQKEHYINQNVEKDQKTILFARVSEELKPTAFYQRFILEAENLISETEKLNIKGKILLNLKVDSASISMLEPGMQLLLPWSPKKIKAPLNPFQFSYRDYISKLQVEGQINTDISRIEIRDFETNTIISRSWKLREQLISELKKHHFGKDELAVFQALILGQRREINNSLYQNYAAAGAIHILAISGLHIGILLLILNFLLKGLERIKYGRLIKICILISLLWSFAILTGLSPSVVRAVTMFSFIAVGLQMKRKTSVLNSLFLSLFVLLLINPYFLYQVGFQLSYLAVFSIITFQPAIYKLLKVNSKFVDYFWKLASVSLAAQIGVIPLSLYYFHQFPGLFLLSNLVILPFLGIILALGILIIILASIKLLPLFLVNSFNSSLTLLNEFVAWIAGIKSMVFTNIHITLLQTLSLYLIILAIFFTIRKVSFHRICFLLICILCFQLSTYFDKKNTPISETVIFHHTRKSVIGIKNKGRLNIYSEEDTISNFLSDYIRERRINNIQHKRIPDVIDLSSKLSLVIDTSRNYKIQGFYPEILILRNSPKVNLERLIDQLKPKEIIADGSNYHSYVNRWKETALHKKIPFYHTGEKGSYIIK, from the coding sequence TTGAAGGAGTTTCGATTTATATTTCTAAGACTATCATTCTATCTTATTTTAGGGATACTCGCGGCTTTTTATTTACAGCTACAACTGCAGATACTTCTAATTTCCGGAGTATTAATTCTCTCATTATTCCTATTAGCATACTTTATAGCGAGGAAGACGATTTTTCCTGGCACCTTCTTCGGAATCACCTCATTTATACTGATATTTTATCTTGGCTATTGCGTTACTTATTTAAGTATTCCCAGGAATCAGAAAGAGCATTATATAAATCAAAATGTTGAAAAGGATCAAAAAACAATTCTTTTTGCCAGGGTTTCAGAAGAATTAAAACCCACTGCGTTTTACCAAAGATTTATACTCGAAGCAGAAAATTTAATTTCTGAAACGGAAAAGCTCAATATTAAAGGAAAGATACTACTCAATCTTAAAGTAGATTCTGCCAGCATTTCGATGTTAGAACCAGGAATGCAACTTTTACTTCCATGGTCTCCTAAAAAGATTAAAGCTCCTTTAAATCCCTTTCAGTTCAGTTATAGAGACTACATAAGTAAACTACAGGTGGAAGGACAAATAAATACAGATATTTCAAGGATAGAAATCAGAGATTTTGAAACCAATACTATTATATCCAGATCCTGGAAATTACGAGAGCAACTAATTTCAGAACTAAAAAAGCATCATTTTGGTAAAGATGAACTAGCCGTATTTCAGGCATTGATCCTGGGACAAAGAAGAGAGATCAACAATAGCCTTTATCAAAATTACGCCGCGGCAGGGGCCATTCATATTTTAGCAATCTCCGGTCTGCACATAGGGATCTTACTGTTAATCCTGAATTTTCTTCTTAAGGGCTTAGAAAGGATTAAATATGGCAGGCTCATCAAAATATGTATACTAATAAGCTTGCTATGGAGTTTCGCAATATTAACAGGATTGAGTCCCTCTGTGGTTAGAGCTGTGACCATGTTCTCGTTTATTGCAGTCGGACTTCAGATGAAAAGGAAAACAAGCGTCCTAAATAGTCTTTTTCTATCGCTCTTTGTTCTCCTTTTAATAAATCCTTATTTCCTTTACCAGGTAGGCTTTCAACTAAGTTATCTGGCGGTTTTTAGCATTATAACATTTCAGCCGGCAATTTATAAGCTACTAAAGGTAAATTCAAAATTCGTCGACTATTTCTGGAAACTTGCGTCTGTCAGTCTCGCTGCGCAAATCGGAGTGATTCCTTTAAGTCTGTATTATTTTCATCAGTTTCCCGGTCTTTTCCTGCTTTCCAACCTGGTAATCCTTCCTTTTCTGGGGATTATCCTGGCATTGGGAATTTTAATTATCATTCTAGCTTCCATTAAATTATTGCCATTATTCCTGGTGAATAGCTTTAATAGTTCTCTAACACTCCTAAATGAATTTGTAGCATGGATTGCAGGAATAAAATCTATGGTTTTTACAAATATTCATATAACCCTACTCCAAACACTCTCACTTTATCTAATAATTCTGGCGATATTTTTCACTATTAGAAAAGTAAGTTTTCATCGTATTTGCTTCCTTTTAATTTGCATTTTGTGTTTTCAATTATCCACCTATTTTGATAAAAAGAACACACCAATTTCTGAAACAGTGATTTTTCACCACACCAGGAAATCGGTTATTGGCATAAAGAACAAAGGGAGATTAAATATCTATTCTGAAGAAGATACAATTAGCAATTTTCTAAGCGACTATATTCGTGAAAGAAGAATAAACAATATTCAACACAAGCGAATCCCTGATGTTATTGATCTTTCAAGTAAATTAAGTCTCGTAATTGATACCAGCCGGAATTATAAAATCCAAGGTTTTTATCCTGAAATTTTAATTCTAAGAAATTCCCCAAAAGTGAATCTTGAAAGATTGATCGACCAATTAAAACCGAAAGAAATTATCGCTGATGGAAGTAATTATCATTCTTATGTAAATAGATGGAAAGAAACAGCACTGCATAAAAAAATCCCTTTTTACCATACTGGTGAAAAGGGATCATACATTATAAAATAG
- a CDS encoding C40 family peptidase — translation MGRVLLKSSILIFSIFLFASCGSSRSRVVTTKKEAGRTEKVTQVYDRTPSVESEDKTVNKVVRTAKKFEGTKYKYGGTDKKGMDCSGLIYVSFLEEGISLPRTSRAMSLEGKRLYLKEVNVGDLLFFETNKNRKVINHVGLVVEIDDDGIYFIHSSTSKGVIISSLSETYWYKNFVMARRVI, via the coding sequence ATGGGAAGAGTTTTGTTAAAATCGAGCATTTTGATATTCAGTATCTTTCTTTTTGCTTCGTGTGGATCATCGCGTTCCCGAGTGGTTACCACAAAAAAAGAAGCAGGTAGAACTGAAAAAGTTACGCAGGTATATGACCGTACTCCTTCAGTAGAATCTGAAGACAAAACCGTTAATAAAGTGGTAAGGACTGCCAAAAAATTCGAAGGAACAAAGTACAAATATGGCGGTACCGATAAAAAAGGAATGGACTGTTCAGGACTTATCTATGTTTCATTTCTTGAAGAAGGAATTTCACTCCCCAGAACCTCCAGAGCCATGTCACTAGAAGGCAAAAGACTATATCTAAAAGAAGTTAACGTGGGGGATCTTCTCTTTTTTGAAACTAATAAGAACCGGAAAGTAATAAATCATGTAGGCCTTGTGGTAGAGATCGATGATGACGGGATATACTTTATACATTCATCCACCTCCAAAGGCGTTATTATATCCTCATTATCAGAAACTTATTGGTATAAAAATTTTGTCATGGCCAGGCGAGTGATTTGA
- a CDS encoding thioredoxin fold domain-containing protein — MKKLLLLTFIIFATSVIQAQEINWMSMNDALAAQKKQPKKIFVDAYTTWCGPCKMLDRNTFSNKDVIQYINKHYYAVKFNAEGDEVVNFKDKVFKNPNFDPEKKTGRNAVHEFAIAMGVSAYPTMVFFDEKGGFLTPVKGYLTPEKLEIFLKIFATDDYKKVKTDEEWKKYQEEFENTFSS; from the coding sequence ATGAAGAAACTACTCCTTTTAACTTTTATAATTTTCGCGACTTCAGTTATTCAGGCTCAGGAAATTAATTGGATGAGTATGAATGATGCGCTGGCTGCTCAAAAGAAACAGCCTAAGAAAATTTTTGTAGATGCCTATACTACATGGTGCGGTCCCTGCAAAATGCTGGATAGAAATACTTTCTCTAATAAAGATGTGATTCAGTATATAAACAAGCATTACTACGCTGTGAAATTTAATGCAGAAGGTGACGAAGTGGTCAATTTTAAAGATAAGGTATTTAAGAATCCTAATTTTGACCCTGAAAAAAAGACAGGAAGAAATGCAGTGCATGAATTTGCCATTGCTATGGGTGTAAGTGCGTATCCTACGATGGTCTTTTTTGATGAGAAAGGAGGGTTTTTAACTCCGGTAAAGGGTTATTTAACTCCTGAAAAACTGGAGATCTTTTTGAAGATATTTGCTACTGATGATTACAAAAAGGTGAAAACCGATGAAGAATGGAAAAAATATCAGGAAGAGTTTGAAAATACTTTTTCCAGCTAA